ATAATGCAAATTTTTTTTTGTCTTAACTAAACAGCCAGTTTTTAACAATCAGCGCAAACATCAGACCTAAAGCCGAAATTATCCCTGAGTTTATAATCGCGAAGGCATGGGAACTTTTGTTAAATAATCCGGATTTATTTATTTTGTGAACGGCGGCGAATGAGATGATGCTTCCCGCTATAACAGGCAAAATCACTATCCACCGGAGCACCGGGACAGGAAGAACACTGGAAGGCGGTTTCAAAAGTTCAGCCTGGTAAATAGCGCGGAACGTTTTTACGCCCGCGGGATCCAATAACCCGTAAAATATATAACTGCCGCGGGTAAATACTTTTACAAACGCCAAAGCAAAATGGGAAAAGAAAATTAAAGGTATAAAAATACTGCTTTGAAACGCGATTATCTTGTTTAAAGATACCGGGTCATTCAAGGAACCCGGCGTTTCATCCTGGCTGGCAACAGGGTTGATTTTTACCTGTGAAAAGATATATGTCAGAAAAGACGGCAGAAAAACTATCATCCCCGGCAGGATAAAATAGACCCAGGGATAAAACACCGCCGCGGGCAGGCTCTCAGGAAATATTTTTTCCTGCAGATCCGGCCACAGCGGGACAAATTTCTCCATAATCATGCCCAGTAATAAAACAATAAAAAGCGTTTCGGAAAAAGGCCGATCATACGGCTGGAATATTTCTTTAAATATATTTCTTTTGTTCCAGCAGATATTATTGTTTGGGCAGAGTTTTATACACTGCCCGCAAAAATAACAATGTGTGTTTTCTTCAAGTGCCGCGGGAAAAATCCCGGCGGGGCAGGGGACGGCATTGTTTTTGAAAAGGGATTTGTTTTTCCCAAAAGAAACGGAGTAAAAATTTGTTTTCCCGTTGATGCATTCTTTAGTCATGCATTGTGAACACAGTTTTTTATCTTTTACGCGGACCTCCAGCGGGGAAAAACAGGAATAAATTCCTATCATACTGCCTATGGGGCAAAGGTATCTGCAGAAAACACGGCCGCGGAAAAGGAGCCCGAAAATAGCGCAGAGAAGAACAAAAATAAAAATAAGGCGGGCGGTTAAATCCGGGTAATGATTTAAATTTGTTAAATTTATTGTTATTTGTAAAAGGATAAAGACCACAGCGAGCGGATACCAGTTGCGGAGCAGCTTCGGATAATTGAGTTTTAATCCAAACTTGCTTGTAATGCCGTTAATCATACCGACAGGGCAAATGGCGCACCATGTTCTTCCAAAGAGAAGGACGAGAATAATAATCCCCATCATCCAGTATATCCAGAAAAGCAGGTTGCCGAGATTTGTATATATCAGCGGGTCAGGGGCGGGAACACCTTCAATATTATGATACGGCCAGGTCCATACCAAAATAAAAATAAGAATTACAAGCGTCAATAATTGAAAAATCCCAGGGAATATTCCTTGTTTTATTAAGTCGTTTATAAATTTATTTTCAAGCAGATTCTTCATATTATTTTTTTAATGACGACTCACGAATAACGTTTCACGATTTGCGGATTATCGATACAAACTATCCGGGTAAATCAGTTCTCCTTTTTCATTTTTATACGCGCATTTTTCCTCGCTGATACATTCAATCGCTTTCGCGGCCCATTCACGGACGGCGGTAACATCATCATTTAAGGCGGTCCTGATAAAAGGCAGGATTTTTTTATCTGTGAAACGGGTCAGTGATTGTGCGGATTTCTGCCTGACCTGCCAGTCGGGATGTTTTAACGATTTAATAAGAAAATCAATACCTTCCGGGTCCGCCAAGTCTCCAAGACTTAAAATTACAAACCCTGTGTTATCCTCATTCGCGATTTTAATAATATGGGCCGCAAGGCCTTTGCCTCCAATTTGCCCGAGCGCCAGGATACTTAATTTCTGCGTATTAATATCATTACTGTCCAGATTTTTTAAAAGAAACGGGACCGAGGGTTTGCCGATTTTTACAAGAGACCTTAGTATGTATTTTTTTGTATCTTCCTTTTCTTTGGAATACAGGCTGATTAAAGGTCCAATCGCGCTTGTATCGCCGATTTCTCCCAGTGCCCAGCACAAAACATATTTATGCCTGAAATCTGGCGAAGAAAGTTTTTCAATAAGTCCCGGGACACTTTCTTTGTCCTTTATATTTCCCAAAATGCCCGCCGCGTAGTCCTGCAAAACAGGGTCTTTGTCACCGAGAAGCTTTATTATCCCGGGGACAGCGGGCTTCCCGGTTTTTATTAAATTATTATACGCTTCTTTTTGCAAATCGGGATTTTTGTGTTTTAAATTTCTGATTAAAAATTTGATGGCTTTCTTATCGCCTTTATCAGCCTTTTGTGAGGCCGTTTTTATGTCTTCTATTGTGGTTAAATTAATAGGCTTCTGGTATAAAAATAATAATAAAATTACGCCTATTATTAAACCTGGTATTATAAATATTTTTTTAAAGTTCATAATTAAAATGTACCGCACTATGGGAGGCTACCATATTTTATTGACAATTATATCGACATCTCTTTTTATTTCATTGTCCTTAACAATAACAGCGGAGGGATTAATAGTCCCCTGGTCATATCTCCCGTAGAGATCCCCGATTTTCGGAGGACCTCCGAACCGGTCACGCGCGGCAAGATAATATGTTCCTCCCTGCGGCAAATAGACAATATACTTCCCGTCGGGCCCGGTTTTAACTGAGACAAATTTTGGGCGTTCCGACATCTGGACGTAAGTATAAACATGTACCCTGATGCCTTCAGCCGGGTTTCCGTCGGCGTCCCGTATCGTGCCGCTTATCCCTGTTTTACCGGTTTCCATGGCAGGAACAGAAGTTTTTTCATCTCCCTGTTTTATAAAACAGCTTATATCCAGGTTAACAGGCTCCCCGTTTTTTATTAAAACAGGCCCGACCGTTTCGCTTTTAATGTCGCCCGGCTGGACAGGTCCCGCCTGGTCCCCGCTCATTCTTTTTCTTGCCACAAAAAAATAAGAGCCTTCAGGAAGTTCTATTTTGAATTCCCCGTTTATATTGGTAGCTTCTGAAATTGAATATGGCGGGCCGTGCATATCAGCGCCTTCTTTGTAAACATAAATATAAATGTTTTCCACGGGCATAAGCGCCTTGCCTGATATAACAGATTTTTGGTCCTTTTTTTTGTCCCAAAACCACGCGTGACCGGAAGCGGTCAAAATAAGGAAAAATATTAATATCTTTTTCATGGGAAAACTCCTATAATAATAAACTACCATTTCAGTTATTCTCTTTCAGCAAATAAATCATCATCTTTGACTTTAATATCATTTTGGACAAATACCATCTCCTGTATTTCAGAAGAAATACTGTGGTCGGAATATGTATCGTCAAAGACCGCTATTTGAAAATGATAAGGATTATCCTCTGAAAACTCCATTCCCGGGTCATTTAACGGGTAAGTAATAGTTAATGTCCACAAACCGTTTTTATAACAACTTTTGGAATATATATTAGAAGTTCTTTCCGGATTTTGCAAGAAATATTTATTTTCATCTATGCCCGATGAATCAAGATTTATGCTCCAGATGAAATTATCTCTTGCATTTCTCGCCGCCCACCATATCCAAAGATTGTATATTTCATTATTTTTTGTTTTCATCTGGTGCGTCGGCGTAAGTATTGAATTTTGCACCTGCC
Above is a genomic segment from bacterium containing:
- a CDS encoding 4Fe-4S binding protein, whose amino-acid sequence is MKNLLENKFINDLIKQGIFPGIFQLLTLVILIFILVWTWPYHNIEGVPAPDPLIYTNLGNLLFWIYWMMGIIILVLLFGRTWCAICPVGMINGITSKFGLKLNYPKLLRNWYPLAVVFILLQITINLTNLNHYPDLTARLIFIFVLLCAIFGLLFRGRVFCRYLCPIGSMIGIYSCFSPLEVRVKDKKLCSQCMTKECINGKTNFYSVSFGKNKSLFKNNAVPCPAGIFPAALEENTHCYFCGQCIKLCPNNNICWNKRNIFKEIFQPYDRPFSETLFIVLLLGMIMEKFVPLWPDLQEKIFPESLPAAVFYPWVYFILPGMIVFLPSFLTYIFSQVKINPVASQDETPGSLNDPVSLNKIIAFQSSIFIPLIFFSHFALAFVKVFTRGSYIFYGLLDPAGVKTFRAIYQAELLKPPSSVLPVPVLRWIVILPVIAGSIISFAAVHKINKSGLFNKSSHAFAIINSGIISALGLMFALIVKNWLFS
- a CDS encoding HEAT repeat domain-containing protein, whose product is MNFKKIFIIPGLIIGVILLLFLYQKPINLTTIEDIKTASQKADKGDKKAIKFLIRNLKHKNPDLQKEAYNNLIKTGKPAVPGIIKLLGDKDPVLQDYAAGILGNIKDKESVPGLIEKLSSPDFRHKYVLCWALGEIGDTSAIGPLISLYSKEKEDTKKYILRSLVKIGKPSVPFLLKNLDSNDINTQKLSILALGQIGGKGLAAHIIKIANEDNTGFVILSLGDLADPEGIDFLIKSLKHPDWQVRQKSAQSLTRFTDKKILPFIRTALNDDVTAVREWAAKAIECISEEKCAYKNEKGELIYPDSLYR
- a CDS encoding carboxypeptidase-like regulatory domain-containing protein produces the protein MKKILIFFLILTASGHAWFWDKKKDQKSVISGKALMPVENIYIYVYKEGADMHGPPYSISEATNINGEFKIELPEGSYFFVARKRMSGDQAGPVQPGDIKSETVGPVLIKNGEPVNLDISCFIKQGDEKTSVPAMETGKTGISGTIRDADGNPAEGIRVHVYTYVQMSERPKFVSVKTGPDGKYIVYLPQGGTYYLAARDRFGGPPKIGDLYGRYDQGTINPSAVIVKDNEIKRDVDIIVNKIW